A genomic region of Glycine max cultivar Williams 82 chromosome 15, Glycine_max_v4.0, whole genome shotgun sequence contains the following coding sequences:
- the LOC112999604 gene encoding uncharacterized protein gives MTPYEALYGRRCRTPLCWLEPGENRTLGPEVVQQTTEKVDPREDEKYIHDPSHVIKLDGIQVKENLTYETLPLRIEDRQTKHLRGKEIMLVKVIWGGTPGEDAMWELEFDARSLSSLV, from the exons ATGACTCCCtatgaagctttgtatggtagaaggtgtaggACACCCCTATGCTGGCTTGAACCCGGAGAGAACCGAACCTTAGGACCTGAAGTGGTACAACAAACCACCGAGAAGGTTGATCCAAGAGAGGATGAG AAGTATATCCATGATCCATCTCATGTGATCAAATTGGATGGCATACAAGTGAAGGAGaatttgacatatgaaacattgcctTTAAGGATTGAGGATAGGCAAACAAAGCACTTAAGAGGGAAGGAGATTATGTTGGTCAAGGTGATCTGGGGAGGTACACCAGGAGAAGATGCCATGTGGGAACTAGAGTTTGATGCAAGAAGCCTATCCAGCCTTGTTTGA